tataattatctttccatGACGCGGAGATAACGCTATCAAGACTCGGTAGAGTGATTCCCGGAATCTGACACGCTATTGGTGTCAATAAATAGGCACCCCACAACCAGCATCGATCATCAAAACattgcaagaaagaaagaaagaaaacacaaGAAAGAGTTGCAGGGAAAAAATGGCAGGAATCATTCACAAGATTGAGGAGACCTTGGGCGTGGGAGGCCACAAGGATGATCATGAAAAGCACAAGGAGGGTGAGAAATACCACCACGGAGAGGAGCACAAGAAGGAAGGCCATAGTGGTGAACACAAGGAAGGAGTGATTGACAAGATCAAGGACAAGATCCATGGTGAGGGAGGAGAACACCACGAACATAAGgatgagaagaagaagaagaagaaggagaagaagaagcacGAGCATGGCCATGAACATGGTCATAGCAGCAGCAGTGATAGCGATAGTGATTGAGATGTATGTGTGAATACATACATATATGATCATGTATATGTATACATACACATACATGATCTGAAAAAATCTATCTTAGATTGTCTTTTAAAATAAGATATCATGTGGTAGTATGGCTGGTTCTGTGCTTTGTGACTTCTGGTTTGATGAAATAATTTCAATGTTAGTATTGTTATGAAGCTGCTTTTTCTCCTCCATGATCTTTTTGTTCTTCTCGTAAAGGTATCTAGCATCTACAGTCCCTGGCACAATTGGCAACATGTTAGATCTCATCTCTATTTGATTTGTTCTTTTGttggtttttgttttttgtattCCTTAATCAAGGTTGTGAGATTTGGAGAAGAGATGTGTGGATGTATTCTGTTTCGAATTTGCCCTGAGATTTCGTCGGATCTGCGTGAgaaattactttttcaaacaaagttggaatttccatttttttttccttctttaagAATTGGCCATGTACCCAAAAGATGTAAAAACCACAATTTGCTTGTTCCATTGAGTGTTTCAGCACAGGGATCCAGTGAATAGATGTCTGTTTCGTGTGCTGGCTTGAGAAGAGAGTGGCATTTCTGAAGTTCTGAGTATGGTAGCTAGATAATGAAAAATTAATGGGATTGCAACTCGATCAATTGCCTAAGATTGTATagttaaattatatatatagtgTAGATGACGTTGCTTGAAAGAAAAAAGTACCTATTATTTATGAATTAATCTTTCCTGCACTAGTAACGTATCTATATGTATCATTATTCACCGATGATAATATATACGTACTTttagtatatataa
The Coffea arabica cultivar ET-39 chromosome 6c, Coffea Arabica ET-39 HiFi, whole genome shotgun sequence genome window above contains:
- the LOC113694164 gene encoding dehydrin HIRD11-like; the protein is MAGIIHKIEETLGVGGHKDDHEKHKEGEKYHHGEEHKKEGHSGEHKEGVIDKIKDKIHGEGGEHHEHKDEKKKKKKEKKKHEHGHEHGHSSSSDSDSD